In Sulfuracidifex metallicus DSM 6482 = JCM 9184, a single window of DNA contains:
- a CDS encoding gamma-glutamyltransferase, which yields MPSAIGKKVIATQSNIASHVGAKVLENGGNAFDAAIAASAVLSVVMPFTSGLGGDGFLMARTPEGIIVYNASSISPKGLTVEAIPSERSPLTVLVPGLADLWDFMYNNFSTEPLDNLLNPAIKLAENGFFVNRSLHHAIVSSSKMSQEWDSVYAGRRFGDSIKLRGMARIMREISKDPRLFYEGKIAEELVEGLKRKGVPIDFTDFSEFHGEVARPIKTNYKDFQLYEIPPNSQGITTLELLKMIELADINRMPFNDVSRVNEHLRLSALAYEDRNKFVTDPNFYKVPDGILDKSYLSRKLIENGIDVKVRDGDTTFLVVSDGENDVGMIQSLFYPFGSGIVVNDITFNNRGAGFTDGVNAPKPKKRPLHTLSILIAERGEGEERLIIGCAGGDLRPQIHSQVFEYYADYNMEIDEAVSAPRFMYLGSKVIAEKRLGIPATPTDYMSPEVGIVQALKVVKNQKRIGVADPRGEGIALPV from the coding sequence ATGCCTTCAGCTATAGGAAAAAAGGTAATAGCAACGCAGAGCAATATTGCGTCTCACGTAGGAGCTAAGGTATTAGAGAACGGTGGCAACGCGTTCGACGCTGCAATAGCTGCTAGCGCAGTGCTATCAGTGGTTATGCCATTCACTAGTGGTTTGGGTGGAGATGGCTTCCTTATGGCTAGGACTCCAGAGGGTATAATAGTTTATAACGCGTCTAGCATCTCACCAAAGGGTCTTACCGTTGAAGCTATCCCTAGCGAGAGATCGCCTCTCACGGTCTTAGTTCCCGGTTTAGCAGATCTTTGGGATTTCATGTACAATAACTTCTCTACAGAACCTTTAGATAATTTACTGAATCCAGCAATAAAGCTAGCTGAAAATGGGTTTTTCGTAAACAGAAGCTTACATCATGCTATAGTTTCATCAAGCAAAATGTCCCAAGAGTGGGATTCCGTATATGCAGGAAGAAGATTTGGAGATTCTATAAAGTTAAGAGGTATGGCAAGAATAATGAGGGAAATTTCAAAAGATCCCCGCCTTTTCTATGAAGGAAAGATTGCTGAAGAACTAGTTGAGGGGCTTAAGAGAAAGGGCGTCCCAATTGACTTCACCGACTTTTCTGAGTTCCATGGCGAAGTTGCTAGACCTATAAAGACAAATTACAAGGATTTTCAGCTTTACGAAATACCTCCTAATTCACAGGGAATTACAACTCTTGAACTTCTTAAAATGATAGAGCTAGCTGACATAAATAGAATGCCTTTTAATGATGTATCTAGAGTAAACGAACATCTAAGACTAAGTGCTTTGGCCTATGAAGATAGAAATAAGTTTGTCACCGACCCTAACTTCTACAAGGTTCCTGATGGTATACTAGACAAGAGTTACTTGAGTAGAAAACTAATAGAGAACGGAATAGACGTGAAGGTAAGAGACGGCGACACTACTTTCCTGGTGGTATCAGATGGAGAAAATGATGTAGGAATGATTCAGAGCTTATTTTATCCCTTTGGATCTGGAATAGTGGTAAATGATATAACCTTCAATAATCGCGGAGCAGGATTTACAGATGGAGTTAACGCTCCGAAACCCAAGAAGAGGCCTCTCCATACTTTATCCATATTAATAGCTGAGAGAGGAGAAGGAGAAGAGAGACTGATCATAGGATGTGCTGGAGGAGATTTGAGACCTCAAATACACTCACAAGTCTTCGAATACTATGCAGATTATAACATGGAAATAGATGAAGCGGTATCTGCACCTAGGTTTATGTACTTAGGCAGTAAGGTGATAGCTGAGAAAAGGTTAGGGATACCAGCAACTCCAACCGACTACATGTCGCCTGAAGTTGGAATAGTTCAAGCTCTGAAGGTGGTCAAGAATCAAAAGAGGATAGGAGTAGCAGATCCAAGAGGTGAAGGAATAGCTTTACCAGTATAA
- a CDS encoding BadF/BadG/BcrA/BcrD ATPase family protein, whose protein sequence is MILVGVDGGGTTTEAIAYDTETKKMTSAESGPGNFHNVGVAEAVTNVMTAIRRATGGKIPDLVYVGLAGMDSRYDYEVMKVELKDAGKKTVIDHDGFVALYGETKGKPGIIVISGTGSVIVGYDGKSKLRYGGLGWLLSDEGSAYQIGRDLLRTIVKMMDGRLPKTSILEKALQFMGAKDVDDLVKWSYHEGHRVKEIASLARVVHESAKEGDETANAILKRNAEELAMSSSQMSKRLGVSTVYLKGGMFDSCIYFNFFRSYLENCNVRTVKSRVNAAFGALLLAAREASMTLDIEEVND, encoded by the coding sequence ATGATCCTGGTTGGTGTAGACGGAGGAGGTACTACGACCGAGGCTATAGCATATGACACTGAAACCAAAAAAATGACATCTGCTGAAAGTGGACCAGGGAATTTTCATAACGTAGGCGTAGCGGAGGCAGTTACAAATGTAATGACGGCAATTAGGCGTGCAACTGGAGGCAAAATTCCAGATTTAGTTTACGTTGGGCTTGCTGGAATGGATTCACGTTATGATTATGAAGTCATGAAGGTAGAATTAAAAGATGCAGGTAAGAAGACGGTGATTGATCATGATGGCTTCGTAGCTTTATACGGCGAAACTAAAGGTAAGCCTGGGATTATAGTAATATCTGGAACTGGAAGCGTAATAGTTGGTTATGATGGTAAGTCTAAATTAAGATACGGTGGTTTAGGTTGGCTACTATCTGATGAAGGTTCAGCCTATCAAATAGGGAGGGACTTACTTAGAACTATAGTTAAAATGATGGACGGTAGATTACCTAAAACGTCAATATTAGAAAAAGCGTTGCAGTTTATGGGAGCTAAAGATGTAGACGATCTAGTTAAATGGAGCTATCATGAAGGTCATAGAGTCAAAGAAATAGCGTCCTTAGCAAGAGTTGTACATGAATCTGCTAAGGAAGGAGATGAGACTGCTAACGCAATATTAAAGAGAAATGCTGAAGAGTTAGCTATGAGCTCATCGCAAATGAGCAAGAGATTAGGCGTAAGTACAGTTTATCTGAAAGGAGGAATGTTTGACTCGTGTATATATTTTAACTTCTTCAGGAGTTACTTGGAGAATTGCAACGTAAGGACTGTCAAGTCAAGAGTTAATGCAGCGTTTGGTGCACTTTTACTTGCTGCACGCGAAGCTTCCATGACTCTAGATATAGAAGAGGTAAATGATTGA
- a CDS encoding sugar phosphate nucleotidyltransferase, producing the protein MNQIEKMVITSAGKGTRMKYITSVLPKCLLPLLVKEEGKKVAKPVIDLIMNNAEKIRVNKFCIVVGKMQGRILMEYLFDRGPTFVFQNEPRGFGDAVLKAEDFADGSPFFVHADDGVLTSGYDVLAKAFLENDADAALFVRRVKNPRRYGIINFEKEEQFMDHSLYYVKNVEEKPESPKSDLAIAAVYIFKPDLFSALKEVKVDPASEVELTYGIKKMLEKGKKVIALSLDGYKWLNVGDPDSYFESFTYAYKEL; encoded by the coding sequence ATGAACCAAATAGAAAAAATGGTGATAACTTCGGCTGGTAAAGGTACTAGAATGAAGTATATTACCTCTGTACTTCCTAAATGCCTATTGCCTCTACTAGTTAAGGAGGAGGGAAAGAAGGTAGCTAAGCCAGTTATTGATTTGATAATGAACAATGCAGAAAAAATACGTGTAAACAAGTTCTGCATCGTAGTAGGGAAAATGCAAGGCAGAATTCTAATGGAGTATCTTTTCGATAGAGGACCAACTTTCGTCTTTCAGAATGAGCCTAGAGGTTTTGGAGATGCAGTGTTGAAGGCCGAAGACTTTGCAGACGGTTCACCTTTTTTTGTCCATGCTGACGATGGAGTTCTTACCTCTGGTTACGACGTTCTAGCTAAAGCTTTCTTGGAAAATGATGCTGATGCGGCATTATTCGTAAGGCGAGTAAAAAATCCAAGGAGATATGGTATTATAAACTTTGAAAAGGAAGAGCAGTTTATGGATCATAGTTTATATTATGTGAAGAACGTTGAAGAGAAGCCAGAATCCCCTAAGTCTGACTTAGCTATAGCAGCAGTGTATATTTTCAAGCCTGATCTATTCTCAGCACTTAAGGAAGTTAAGGTAGATCCGGCATCAGAAGTAGAGCTAACATATGGGATAAAGAAGATGTTAGAAAAGGGGAAAAAAGTGATAGCCCTTTCATTAGACGGATATAAATGGCTTAACGTAGGTGACCCTGACAGTTACTTTGAATCGTTTACATATGCATATAAGGAACTTTAA
- a CDS encoding APC family permease has translation MSNKESRQGQQPPPKELKRDIGFLDLTFLSLGGQSPFLSILLYGTVTIIEAGLFGPIVILLGTLLVLLNGLAVYELSKRFTKAGGYYTYAFYSLTRRLGFETGWVYLLYSVAYGSAYILGAGYVMSSVLGISPWITVSVVLGLGSALVLSGIKPSSKYAMFASILEIVLMTTLAILFLHSTGFRFYNPFSKIPSFGDIALGILFGSSIPTGYGSITPNAGEVKDPKRTVSRAIVTVILIGGLLAAFDVYAITDHLSFYGLNPANVNIVSLIESRFGVVTFALVIFGAMNDSILATLAYMTATSRTIFAMASNGLFPEKLSQLKNYKPTNAILITIALFFGITVLSLFSLMQAFEAFVVVSSISLFANLFIHLAADSSLFKISLKRASRRRTEIALAIGGAVFTIIDLVASIGNTSYTMVYVFFAWIIIGFLIAEVEDMAKQEQNEAEAEEKHRSRS, from the coding sequence ATGTCAAATAAGGAGAGCAGACAAGGTCAACAACCACCTCCAAAGGAACTAAAGAGGGATATAGGATTTCTAGATCTCACTTTTTTATCTTTAGGCGGTCAATCTCCGTTTCTAAGTATACTTCTTTACGGTACAGTGACTATCATCGAAGCTGGCCTTTTCGGTCCTATAGTTATACTCTTGGGTACTTTATTAGTTCTACTTAATGGTTTGGCAGTTTATGAATTATCCAAGAGGTTTACTAAAGCAGGAGGTTATTACACTTATGCCTTTTACTCTTTAACAAGGAGATTAGGCTTTGAAACTGGATGGGTTTACTTGCTTTACTCAGTAGCTTATGGTTCAGCTTACATACTTGGAGCTGGATATGTAATGTCTAGCGTTTTGGGCATATCTCCTTGGATCACTGTATCGGTAGTATTAGGTTTAGGATCTGCTCTTGTATTAAGTGGAATTAAACCTTCTTCAAAATATGCCATGTTCGCAAGCATATTGGAAATAGTCCTAATGACCACCTTAGCTATACTTTTCCTTCACTCAACGGGTTTTAGATTTTATAACCCGTTCTCTAAAATTCCGTCATTTGGAGACATAGCATTAGGAATTCTATTCGGTTCCTCAATACCTACAGGATACGGTTCAATAACTCCTAACGCAGGAGAAGTTAAGGACCCAAAGAGAACAGTAAGCAGGGCTATAGTTACAGTAATACTTATCGGGGGATTACTTGCAGCATTCGATGTCTATGCTATTACAGATCATTTATCCTTTTATGGATTAAACCCAGCTAACGTTAATATAGTATCTTTAATAGAGAGTAGGTTCGGCGTTGTTACTTTTGCATTAGTTATATTCGGTGCCATGAATGATTCTATTCTAGCAACCCTTGCCTATATGACTGCTACTTCAAGGACAATATTTGCAATGGCATCAAACGGTCTATTTCCAGAGAAATTATCTCAGTTAAAAAATTACAAACCTACAAATGCAATCTTAATTACAATTGCTCTCTTCTTTGGTATAACGGTGCTTTCTTTATTCTCACTCATGCAAGCATTTGAGGCATTCGTGGTAGTAAGCTCAATATCTCTATTCGCCAATTTGTTCATACATCTTGCAGCAGATTCATCACTTTTTAAGATCTCTCTAAAGAGGGCTAGCAGAAGGAGAACTGAGATAGCATTAGCTATAGGCGGCGCAGTATTCACTATAATTGATTTGGTAGCTTCAATAGGAAATACATCGTATACGATGGTTTACGTCTTTTTTGCCTGGATAATCATAGGTTTTCTCATAGCGGAAGTAGAAGATATGGCAAAGCAAGAACAGAATGAGGCTGAAGCTGAAGAAAAACATCGTTCCAGATCTTAA
- a CDS encoding glycosyltransferase family 39 protein, translating into MGFRKICPLKLFSYSALAIIVAVYTYFTVTTYAFVNAYIGDEVWYPTAAYNILKIIFHITPPMYFPYSNEAGIQTYVNTCHPPLAKYFMASTILILGYQPAAWRIWSWVLGDLMLIVAFFLGKYLLGDHGYRAYLGGIVSTLLVALDPNIWLLHGVAMLEIYVSFFGILSLYFLLKKKLLWGAIALGLAMASKEPAYLLILPFLYYLGDLKKSPIDRTIYGLGIPIVTFGALSLPIIDYYGGFLSWLKGTFLDRASWDITNGHISLADVSQISTPWGWFMNIHPFWMGFHFYATTNPFIMLLWPILTIIVILMKEKNLIFTSMWAWTEWLGFLMVYFLGNHTLFSFYVTDFSPVVDVFVAVSMIYLVDKLVLRQERKSSLQGSSNIENGDNDGNNKSF; encoded by the coding sequence ATGGGTTTTAGGAAGATATGTCCCCTAAAATTGTTTTCTTATAGCGCACTTGCAATTATAGTTGCAGTTTACACTTACTTCACCGTAACGACCTACGCGTTCGTTAATGCGTATATAGGGGACGAAGTTTGGTACCCTACGGCAGCATATAACATACTTAAGATCATATTTCATATCACTCCACCAATGTATTTTCCTTATTCTAATGAGGCTGGAATACAGACCTATGTGAATACGTGCCATCCTCCTCTGGCCAAATATTTCATGGCATCTACAATATTAATCCTAGGATATCAGCCAGCTGCATGGAGAATCTGGAGTTGGGTCTTAGGAGACTTGATGCTTATAGTGGCCTTCTTCCTTGGCAAATATCTGCTCGGAGATCATGGATATAGAGCGTATTTGGGAGGAATTGTGTCGACCCTCTTGGTTGCTTTAGATCCCAATATATGGTTGCTACATGGCGTTGCTATGTTGGAAATATATGTCTCATTCTTCGGAATTTTATCTCTATATTTCTTGCTAAAGAAGAAATTACTATGGGGAGCTATAGCTCTAGGCCTAGCAATGGCGTCCAAGGAGCCTGCGTATCTTTTGATCTTGCCTTTCCTTTACTATTTAGGGGATTTGAAGAAGAGTCCCATAGATAGGACAATTTACGGGCTTGGAATACCTATAGTAACATTCGGAGCATTATCTCTACCTATAATTGACTATTATGGTGGCTTCTTAAGCTGGTTAAAGGGTACATTTTTAGATAGGGCATCATGGGATATAACTAACGGTCATATAAGCTTGGCTGACGTCAGTCAAATATCCACACCTTGGGGCTGGTTCATGAACATCCATCCATTCTGGATGGGCTTTCATTTTTACGCTACTACTAATCCTTTCATAATGCTTTTATGGCCCATACTTACAATTATAGTCATTTTAATGAAGGAGAAGAACCTCATATTCACTAGTATGTGGGCATGGACAGAGTGGTTGGGTTTCCTGATGGTATACTTCTTAGGTAACCATACATTATTCAGCTTCTACGTTACAGATTTCTCCCCGGTTGTAGACGTTTTCGTAGCAGTTTCAATGATTTACTTAGTTGATAAGCTAGTTCTTCGTCAGGAAAGAAAATCCAGCCTTCAAGGGAGTTCTAATATAGAAAATGGAGATAATGATGGTAACAATAAATCTTTCTGA
- a CDS encoding aldolase: MSGLEIRMRRLFCHGKAFVVALDHGLVMGPMKGLESPEDVIPKLRNGPDALQMSPPMVKLVKENFFTKSSPMLIARLDTANVWRDKYFEHKEGYYSQLFSVKDAIKAGADAVVTYLVVGYDSDQVEGYNVETLASIRAEAEDYGIPFIIEPLQVVRGNPDSVKETEIVKYVTRLASEIGADILKVDYTGQGFQDVVKVGFSPILIRGGPKTSNDTEFLNMLKDALDAGASGITVGRNLWQSKNIEVMTRAIAKLVHENVDVGQILKELGQS; the protein is encoded by the coding sequence ATGTCAGGTCTTGAAATAAGAATGAGGAGACTTTTCTGTCACGGTAAAGCCTTCGTTGTAGCCTTGGATCACGGGCTAGTTATGGGACCAATGAAAGGGCTGGAATCGCCTGAAGATGTTATTCCGAAGTTAAGAAACGGACCAGATGCACTTCAAATGAGCCCTCCAATGGTAAAGCTAGTAAAGGAGAACTTTTTTACAAAGTCATCTCCGATGTTGATAGCTAGACTGGATACGGCTAACGTATGGAGGGATAAGTACTTTGAGCACAAGGAAGGATATTATTCACAGCTATTTTCAGTAAAAGACGCAATAAAGGCAGGAGCTGACGCTGTTGTCACTTACTTGGTGGTAGGTTATGACTCGGATCAGGTAGAGGGATATAATGTAGAAACTTTAGCTTCAATAAGAGCGGAGGCAGAGGATTACGGTATTCCATTTATTATCGAACCCTTACAAGTAGTGAGGGGAAATCCTGACTCTGTAAAGGAAACCGAGATAGTAAAATATGTAACAAGGCTAGCTTCGGAGATTGGCGCAGACATATTAAAAGTAGATTACACTGGTCAGGGATTTCAGGACGTTGTAAAGGTGGGGTTTTCCCCGATTCTTATAAGGGGAGGTCCTAAGACCTCAAACGACACCGAGTTCCTTAATATGCTTAAGGACGCATTGGACGCTGGGGCTAGCGGTATTACCGTAGGGAGGAACTTGTGGCAGTCTAAGAACATAGAGGTAATGACCAGAGCCATAGCTAAACTGGTTCACGAAAATGTAGATGTTGGACAAATTTTAAAAGAATTAGGTCAATCATAA
- a CDS encoding phospholipase D-like domain-containing protein — MHNITLVFLSLVLVSFAVTVVGSTSSNWYVSINPSQVTLIVGPTNSSYIIHELKQAKTSVYSEIYELTCTEIVENLAELARQGVNVYVVLSGSVYGGIPSDEKQYINLLNSSGVHVKFQYDFTFVHSKVYVIDNKTVILGSMNPTYYGMYIDKSIDIAIHNSSIAKVYAGIILRDFENEPLNSINYPGVVVSPINSYNRISYLLSQQGTLYIAMEELYPSSGLFNEIASHKTVIGVVSDYSEDSEASSQFGLKQLHDMVAKVIVVGNYVYIGSINLDSTSLTKNRELGIIIKDPLLASELKYLIVEWGGKPYHVSFFDKYKVYIIIAIVIILILLTIMLKRYRNIK; from the coding sequence ATGCATAACATAACATTAGTTTTTCTCTCCTTGGTACTCGTTTCGTTTGCAGTTACAGTAGTTGGTTCTACATCAAGCAACTGGTACGTTTCAATAAACCCCTCTCAAGTAACTCTTATAGTTGGACCCACAAATTCGTCTTATATTATACATGAATTGAAACAAGCTAAAACTTCAGTCTACTCGGAGATTTATGAGCTAACTTGTACAGAGATTGTAGAGAATTTGGCTGAATTGGCCAGGCAAGGTGTTAACGTATATGTCGTGCTTTCAGGTAGCGTTTATGGTGGAATACCATCAGATGAAAAACAGTATATAAATCTCTTGAACTCTTCCGGAGTCCATGTGAAATTTCAATACGATTTCACCTTCGTCCATTCTAAAGTTTACGTAATAGATAACAAGACTGTAATATTAGGTTCCATGAATCCTACGTATTACGGTATGTACATTGATAAAAGCATTGATATAGCTATTCATAATTCCTCTATAGCTAAAGTATACGCAGGAATCATATTACGTGATTTTGAGAACGAGCCCTTAAATTCAATTAATTACCCTGGCGTTGTGGTATCTCCTATAAACAGTTATAATCGTATTTCGTATCTATTATCTCAGCAAGGTACTTTATACATCGCAATGGAAGAACTCTATCCAAGCTCTGGCCTATTCAATGAGATAGCTTCTCATAAAACAGTTATAGGTGTAGTCTCAGATTACTCTGAGGATAGCGAGGCATCATCACAGTTTGGTCTAAAGCAGTTGCATGATATGGTGGCTAAAGTGATTGTAGTAGGGAATTACGTATATATAGGATCTATTAATCTAGATTCAACCTCGCTCACGAAAAACAGGGAACTTGGCATAATAATTAAGGATCCTCTTTTAGCCTCAGAGCTGAAATATCTCATAGTAGAATGGGGAGGAAAGCCATATCATGTTTCTTTTTTCGATAAATATAAAGTCTATATAATTATTGCAATAGTAATTATTTTGATTTTATTGACAATTATGCTCAAACGTTATAGGAATATTAAATAA
- the htpX gene encoding zinc metalloprotease HtpX: MNLTVLRLKLSMLMASIGIILLGLAIGLIVAKLAFGATIGISLIMGLLTFIIILNVIQWLFGPYLIQAIYHTVEVTPTDPQYSWLYSLVSEAAYYNKIQMPKVFIANVPFPNAFAYGSPIAGKRIAFTMPILKLLNREELLAVAGHELGHLKHRDVEVMLAVGLIPALIFYLGYWIFWGGLFGEGGNRNNNGGLILLVGLAMVAVSYLFQFLVLFINRMREAYADVNSATTVPGGAENLQMALAKLTLATDPNALEKYKKKQGATGQLGSMLFFNSPSPDEEIPAYNAQQLVEVWKHTKVSALSDFFMDHPHPAKRIQLLEKIKRNM; encoded by the coding sequence ATGAATCTGACGGTCTTAAGACTTAAGTTAAGCATGTTGATGGCTAGCATAGGGATAATTCTTCTAGGACTGGCTATAGGACTTATTGTGGCTAAGTTAGCTTTCGGAGCTACTATAGGGATTTCGTTAATAATGGGGCTTCTTACGTTTATCATTATACTAAATGTGATTCAGTGGCTATTTGGTCCTTATCTTATACAAGCCATTTATCATACTGTGGAAGTAACTCCAACTGATCCGCAGTATAGTTGGTTGTATAGTTTGGTTTCTGAGGCAGCATATTACAATAAAATTCAAATGCCAAAGGTATTTATAGCAAACGTTCCATTTCCTAATGCCTTCGCATACGGAAGCCCAATTGCGGGGAAGAGAATAGCGTTCACCATGCCAATCCTTAAGTTATTAAATAGGGAAGAATTGCTTGCAGTTGCAGGCCACGAATTAGGTCACTTAAAGCATCGTGATGTTGAAGTAATGCTTGCTGTAGGTCTAATTCCAGCTCTAATATTCTATTTAGGCTATTGGATCTTTTGGGGAGGCTTATTTGGAGAGGGAGGAAATAGAAATAACAACGGTGGTTTGATATTACTTGTAGGCTTAGCAATGGTAGCAGTAAGTTATCTATTCCAGTTTCTAGTATTATTTATAAACAGAATGCGCGAAGCTTATGCCGACGTAAACTCTGCTACCACAGTGCCCGGAGGAGCGGAAAATCTACAAATGGCTTTAGCTAAGCTTACCTTAGCTACAGATCCTAATGCGTTAGAGAAGTATAAGAAAAAGCAAGGTGCTACTGGTCAATTGGGAAGTATGTTGTTCTTCAATTCTCCAAGTCCAGACGAGGAAATTCCAGCTTATAATGCACAACAACTAGTGGAAGTGTGGAAACATACCAAAGTTTCTGCACTCTCAGACTTCTTCATGGACCATCCACATCCAGCCAAGAGAATTCAGTTACTAGAGAAAATTAAAAGAAATATGTAA
- a CDS encoding CBS domain-containing protein, with product MEEELVKEYMKEGVVSAEKKTTIKEVAKIMTDKNVGSVIVVDGNGKPIGIATERDVVRSIGKGKSLDEPIENAMTSSLITVREDAPITGALSLMRSYNIRHLPVVDQNGTLKGIISIRDIAKALDNMFEQ from the coding sequence ATGGAAGAAGAATTAGTAAAGGAATATATGAAGGAAGGTGTAGTTTCCGCTGAAAAGAAAACTACCATTAAGGAAGTGGCTAAAATAATGACAGATAAAAATGTAGGTTCAGTAATAGTCGTAGATGGAAACGGTAAACCAATAGGAATAGCAACTGAAAGGGACGTAGTAAGGTCAATAGGAAAAGGGAAATCTCTGGACGAACCCATCGAGAACGCTATGACCTCATCGTTAATAACTGTAAGGGAAGACGCTCCTATAACTGGAGCATTAAGCCTCATGAGGTCATACAATATAAGGCACTTACCAGTAGTGGATCAGAATGGCACACTTAAGGGTATAATTTCCATAAGAGACATAGCTAAGGCCCTGGACAATATGTTTGAGCAATAA
- a CDS encoding ATP-binding protein: MSFNPSSFINEISPQLIEKVGNSKVLIAVSGGVDSTTAAALAYRVLGERVIPVMIDTGFLRENEANSVREMTRKVIPNLVVEDKSEEFLSALEGVEDAEEKRKKFRDIFYNTISSLARKYGTTMMMQGTIAADWVETQGGIKTQHNVLVQLGINTESQWGFTVIEPLADLYKNEVRELARFLGLPPAISERQPFPGPGLLIRTVGKVTREKLLVERQANSIVERRLEGKGFSQYFAVTFDSDCEEDLEKSKEVGSKVKIYKSRATGVKGDVRSYGHIASVESPISVRETVMKLSRYDITHVMSIVSNKDKGKYAVAIRAVLTEDFMTADVPSISAEELKTIANEIMENPLVKEVLFDITSKPPATIELE, from the coding sequence ATGAGTTTTAACCCTTCATCTTTCATAAATGAAATTTCTCCTCAACTCATAGAGAAAGTAGGTAACTCAAAGGTTCTCATTGCTGTAAGTGGTGGCGTAGACAGCACCACCGCAGCGGCGTTGGCCTATAGGGTTCTAGGTGAACGTGTAATCCCAGTAATGATAGATACAGGATTTCTCAGGGAAAATGAGGCCAATTCTGTGAGGGAAATGACGAGGAAGGTAATCCCAAATCTAGTTGTGGAGGATAAGTCTGAGGAATTTCTATCCGCATTAGAGGGCGTTGAGGACGCAGAAGAGAAAAGAAAGAAGTTCAGGGATATATTCTATAATACTATTTCTTCTCTAGCTAGAAAATATGGAACTACAATGATGATGCAAGGTACTATAGCTGCTGATTGGGTTGAGACACAAGGAGGAATAAAGACTCAGCATAACGTACTGGTTCAGCTTGGGATTAATACTGAATCCCAATGGGGATTTACAGTAATAGAGCCTTTAGCAGATCTTTATAAGAATGAAGTGAGGGAGTTAGCAAGGTTTCTTGGTCTTCCCCCAGCAATTTCTGAGAGGCAGCCATTCCCTGGACCAGGCTTACTGATACGTACAGTCGGGAAAGTGACCAGGGAGAAGCTTTTGGTGGAAAGGCAAGCTAATTCGATAGTTGAAAGAAGGTTAGAAGGCAAGGGGTTCTCTCAATATTTTGCAGTTACATTTGATTCTGATTGTGAAGAAGATTTAGAAAAATCGAAGGAGGTAGGATCTAAGGTTAAGATCTACAAGTCAAGGGCTACTGGAGTTAAAGGAGACGTGAGATCTTATGGACATATAGCCTCAGTAGAATCTCCTATTTCAGTCAGAGAAACAGTAATGAAGTTATCTAGATATGATATAACCCATGTTATGTCTATAGTATCAAACAAAGATAAGGGTAAGTATGCAGTGGCAATCAGGGCAGTTCTTACGGAGGACTTCATGACAGCTGACGTACCCTCTATTTCAGCTGAGGAATTGAAAACTATTGCAAACGAGATAATGGAGAACCCTCTAGTGAAGGAGGTTCTATTTGATATTACGTCTAAGCCACCAGCTACTATAGAACTGGAGTAA